The region CCTGCCATTACCTAAAGAAGAAGAATTAAAAACTCTACTTAGTAATATTGCTAATGCGAGTGGAGCCAGCTTAGATCAAGAGTCTCTAGAAGAATTAACCCATGCATGCAGTGGACTTAGTGAAATAAGAGTAAGGCAAGTTGCAGCAAGGGCTCTTGCTCAGCGTGGGAAATTGAGCAAAGAAGACCTAACAGAAGTACTTGAAGAAAAGCGCCAAGCAGTCGCTCGCAGTGAAGTACTTGAATATTTCGAGACTCAGGCATCTCCTTCTGACATAGGTGGCTTAGATGCTCTTAAAGCATGGTTAGATCAAAGGCATTCTGCTTTTTCAGATGAAGCTCGCAAGTTTGGATTACCTTTGCCAAGGGGTGTCTTACTTATAGGGCCCCAAGGAACAGGCAAATCTTTAACCGCTAAAGCAATTGCTCATAGCTGGTCAATGCCTCTTTTACGGCTTGACGTTGGCCGACTTTTTGCTGGTTTAGTAGGAGCTAGTGAGGCTAAAACAAGAGAAACTATTAGGTATGCAGAGTCAATGTCTCCATGTGTCCTATGGATAGATGAAATCGACAAAGGGTTTGGTGGAGACGCCAGAAGCGATGGGGGTACTAGTCAAAGGGTATTGGCAAATTTATTAACTTGGATGGCCGAAAAGAAAAGTGCTGTATTTGTTGTTGCTACTGCGAATGGAATTGAAAGAATGCCTGGAGAACTTCTAAGGAAAGGACGCTTTGATGAGATTTTCTTGCTTGATCTTCCTAGTCCGCAAGAACGTTTTAAAATCTTAGAACTTCATATAAAGCAAAGACGTCCTAATCTTAATATTCCAATTGAAATAGTAGTTGATAGGACTCAAGGCTTTTCTGGAGCAGAATTGGAGCAAACAGTTATTGAAGCAATGCATTACGCTTTCTCCGAAAGAAGAGATCTTTTAGAAACAGATTTAATCCTTGCAGCAACTCAACTAATTCCTCTTTCGAAAACCGCTAAAGAACAACTTGATTTCCTAAAAGACTGGGCATCTTCAGGTAGAGCAAGACCAGCATCGCTTATGCTCAATTAGAAAAACAAGTGCTTGATCAGAGAAAGATTAGAGAAAACCCAACTCTTATAGAAAAAGGCTTAGCTCGTCGTGGCTTAAAAGTTAATTTGGCCCCTTTAACAGAAGCTAGTGAAAGACTTAAAGGACTGGAGCAGCATCGCAATTCTTTACAAGCAAAAGGGAATTTAATAGGTAAAGAAGTTGGCCAGAAAATTAAATCTGGCATTAGTCCTAATTCAGAAGAAGTTGTTTCATTACGCAGCAAAGGCAATGAATTGAAAAGAGAAATAAATGTACTTGAAGAAGAAGAAAAAGCTCTAGCCAAGTCAATTAGAAAAAGAATTCTCAATTATCCAAATATCCCTTATTCAGAATGTCCTGATGGGAAGGATGAAAATGACAACCTTCAAATACGTAATTGGGGGAATCCTCTAAAAGGTGAAGGATATAAAGAACATTGGGAAATAGCTGAAGAGCTTGGTCTACTTGATACAGAAAAATCAGTTCGAATTGCAAAAAGCCGCTTTGTAACTCTTTTCAACCATGGAGCAAGGTTAGAAAGATCACTAATTAACTTTATGCTGGATATTCATACTTCTAAGGGATATTCAGAAGTACTTCCTCCTGTTCTTGTTAACACAGCAAGTCTTGAAGGCTCTGGACAACTTCCAAAATTTGCAGAAGAAAGCTTTAAATGTTCAGAAGATGATCTTTGGCTGACTCCAACAGCAGAAGTACCTTTAACTTCTTTACATAGAAATGAAGTTATACCTTTTGAAAAACTACCAATTAAATATGTAGCGTATAGCCCTTGTTTTCGAAGAGAAGCTGGAAGCTATGGTCGAGATACTAGAGGTCTAATAAGACTACATCAGTTCAATAAAGTTGAACTTTATTGGTTCGTTGAGCCTAAAAAATCTAAAGAAGCACACCAAATCATTACTGCAGACGCAGAAGCCATTCTTCAGAAACTAGAATTACCCTATAGAGTTGTAGAGCTTTGTTCAGGAGATTTAGGATTCTCAGCTTCATGCACATATGACTTAGAAGTTTGGCTCCCTGGAGCAAATTCCTACAGAGAGATTTCTAGTTGCAGCAATTGTGATGATTTTCAAGCCAGGCGATCTTTTATTAGGACTAAGAAAGGCAATCAAACTCAACTTGTTCATACTCTCAACGCTAGCGGTTTAGCAATTGGCAGAACAATGGCAGCAATACTAGAGAATGGACAGCAATCTGATGGAACTGTCAAACTGCCAAAAGCACTAGTCCCATATTTTGGAGAGAACCAATTGACCCCTCAATAAAGATATGAATTTAATTGCCTCTATTTCTGTCTTGGCATTATTAATTTTCTTTCACGAATCAGGACACTTTCTTGCTGCAACTCTTCAAGGTATTCGGGTTAGTGGATTTTCAATAGGATTTGGCCCGGCTCTAATAAAAAAGGAATTTCAAGGAGTTACTTACTCAATTAGGGCACTCCCTTTAGGAGGCTTTGTATCATTCCCTGATGATGAACAAGAAAGTACCATATCGAAAGAAGACCCAGACCTTCTTTCTAATAGGCCGATATTTCAAAGATTATTAGTGATTTCTGCGGGTGTAATCGCAAATTTGCTGATTGCATGGCTTGCCTTATGTGGACAAGCTACTTTTATTGGGATACCCAATCAACCAGATCCAGGGGTATTAATAATAGATGTTCAAAATCAGCAATCAGCTGCACTCTCAGGACTAAAGGCTGGGGATCAGATTATAAGTATTGATGGGATCAACCTTGGTTCAGGACAAGAAGCAGTTGAAAGTATGGTCGACAAAATTAAAAATTCCCCAGGTCAAACAATCTCTATAGAAAAAGATACTAATGGTACAAAAGGGATAATAAAACTTACTCCTATAGAACATTTAGGAGTTGGCAAGATCGGAGCGCAATTACAAGTAAATATAAATGGAAGCATTAGACCTGCAAATGGTTTGACAGACATTTTTTATTACACTAATTCAAAGTTTTTTAATTTGTTATCTAAAACCATTCAAGGCTATAAAAGTCTTTTTACAGATTTTAATTCAACATCAAAACAATTAAGTGGTCCCGTCAAGATAGTTGAGCTTGGCGCTCAATTATCAGGGCAAGGCGCTTCTGGTTTAATTCTTTTTGCAGCTTTGATATCGATTAATCTCGCAGTACTTAATTCTCTACCATTCCCTTTGCTCGATGGAGGGCAATTCACTTTAATCCTTATTGAAGCATTAAGAGGCAAGCCCATTCCAGAAAAAATTCAACTTTGGTTTATGCAATCTGGATTTATAATTCTAATAGGGATAAGCATATTGCTTATCATTCGAGACACCAGTCAATTAGAAATATTTCAGCAAGTGGCCAATAAATAAGGCGTTCAGTGAGGGTAAAGGAGTAAAATCTTTTTACTACATTAAAGAGAAGGCTTACATGGCCAAAAAATCGATGATTGCGCGAGATGTTAAGCGTAAAAAACTAGTAGAGAGATATGCCTCAAAGCGTAAAAAGTTGTTAGATCAGTTTCACTCTGCAAAAGATCCTATGGAACGTTTAGAGATTCATAGAAAGATTCAGGCTCTTCCAAGAAATAGTGCGCCCTCAAGAATGAGAAACCGTTGCTGGGCAACAGGAAAACCTAGAGGGGTTTATCGTGACTTTGGGCTTTGTCGCAATCAACTGAGAGAAAGAGCTCATAAAGGTGAGCTCCCAGGTGTTGTTAAATCAAGTTAGTAAATAGGGAAATCAAAAATTACCTCTCTAATTATTTATCACATAACTTTAGTCAAAACTTAGTAGCTCCAATGAATTAGCGCTTAAAAAGGCCTTCTGGCAAACTTTTAAAATAAAAGTAATTGCATATTTAATAATCAATAAGCACCTTCAGGTGCAACAATGTCCTTAGATAAAAAGACATAAGCAAACGTGCAAGGTCAGACAACGTCGGTCTCTTTCGATGGTCGAGAAATACGGCTCACAACAGGGAGATATGCACCACAGGCTGGTGGTTCAGTATTGATTGAATGTGGTGACACAGCAGTCTTAGTAACAGCAACCCAAGGGCAAGGGAGAGAAGGAGCTGATTTCCTTCCTCTTAGTTGCGACTACGAAGAGAGGCTTTATGCGGCTGGTCGAATTCCTGGAAGTTTCATGAGGCGAGAAGGAAGACCTCCTGAAAGAGCAACTTTAATCTCAAGATTGATAGATCGTCCTCTCAGACCTCTTTTTCCCAATTGGATGAGAGATGATATCCAAGTTGTTGCTACTTGTCTTTCACTAGATGAAAGAGTGCCTGCCGATATTTTAGCTGTAACAGGCTCATCAATGGCAACACTCCTTGCTGGAATTCCATTTTATGGACCTATGGCCGCTGTTAGAGTTGGTTTATTAGGGGATGACTTTGTCTTAAATCCAAGCTTCAGAGAAATCGAGCGAGGAGACTTAGATTTAGTAGTTGCTGGAACTCCTGATGGAGTTGTAATGGTTGAAGCAGGATCTAATCAACTAACTGAACAAGATGTAATTGAGGCAATTGACTTTGGCTATGAAGCAGTTAATGAATTGATTAAAGCTCAGGAATCTATTCTGAAAGACTCAGGTCTAACTCAAATCAAACCTGAAAAGCCAGACTTGGATGAAACAGTACCTTCCTATTTAGAAAAAAACTGTACAAAACCAATTAGTGCATTATTAAAAGAATTCGATCTTTCCAAAGAAGACAGAGATTTAAAGCTTGATGAAATCAAAACTAATTGTGCAGAAAAAATTGATTCTCTTAAAGATGACAATGCAGTCAAGAAATCAATAACAACTAATACAAAACTATTAGGAATAAGCTTCAAAGCTCTTACTAAAAAACTAATGAGAGAGCAAATTATCAAAGATGGAAAAAGAGTAGATGGAAGAGCACTTGATGAAGTAAGAGAGATATCCGCCGAAGCTGGTATTCTTCCAAAACGTGTTCATGGATCTGGTCTGTTTCAAAGAGGGTTAACCCAGGTACTTTCCACAGCAACACTAGGAACACCTAGTGATGCTCAAGAAATGGATGATCTAAACCCAAGTCCCGATAAAACATATATACATCACTATAATTTCCCTCCTTACTCAGTAGGCGAAACAAGACCTATGCGTACCCCAGGACGCCGCGAAGTTGGTCATGGCGCTTTAGCGGAACGAGCAATTATCCCAGTTTTGCCTCCTAAAGAGTCCTTCCCTTATGTCTTACGAGTAGTAAGTGAGGTTTTAAGCTCAAATGGCTCTACCTCAATGGGATCTGTTTGTGGTAGCACAATTGCACTCCTTGATGCAGGAGTCCCACTTAAAGCACCTGTAAGCGGAGCTGCTATGGGCCTTATTAAGGAAGGAGAAGAAGTAAGAATACTCACTGACATTCAAGGAATTGAAGACTTTTTGGGAGATATGGATTTCAAAGTCGCAGGTACAGAAAAAGGTATTACTGCTCTTCAAATGGATATGAAAATGACAGGCCTACCTATAAAAATAATTGGAGAAGCAATAAATCAAGCGAAGCCTGCAAGAACTCATATTCTAGAAAAAATGGTTCAAGCTATTGACAAACCAAGAGAGACTCTTTCTCCTCATGCACCACGGCTTCTAAGCTTCAGAATAGACCCTGAACTTATTGGAACAGTTATTGGACCTGGTGGAAGAACTATCAAAGGTATAACTGAAAGAACAAATACAAAAATAGATATAGAAGATGGCGGAATTGTAACCATTGCATCACATGATGGAGTTGCAGCAGAAGAAGCTCAGAAGATAATTGAAGGTCTAACCAGGAAAGTTCATGAGGGAGAAGTATTTACAGGCTCAATTACAAGGATTATCCCTATTGGTGCATTTGTTGAAATCCTTCCAGGCAAAGAAGGAATGATACATATTTCTCAATTATCAGAAGCCAGAGTAGAGAAAGTTGAAGATGTTGTCAAAGTAGGTGATGAAGTAACTGTAAGGGTTAGAGAAATAGATAATCGAGGCAGAATCAATCTAACTCTAAGGGGTATTCCACAAAATGGAGACATGCAATATTATCCACAGCCAACCCCCACTCCAGTAGCACCTTTGATGTAAAGAGTAGAAACTTATTCATACTGAAAAAGAAGGGTCAATAGATAACAATTCATTTTGAATAACACTACATAACAAG is a window of Prochlorococcus marinus subsp. marinus str. CCMP1375 DNA encoding:
- a CDS encoding AAA family ATPase, whose amino-acid sequence is MQKWNDQFDLLIKSRTPLILIRSREEERLESLIKEATKRLAPLRLATWDYVEGLKGILNSEGLGARQPMAILQWLQKLQSTSPTILLAKDFHRFSEDPGIARMLKNLSTELRKTSHSIILCSWDWSPPSDLDDSLTILDLPLPKEEELKTLLSNIANASGASLDQESLEELTHACSGLSEIRVRQVAARALAQRGKLSKEDLTEVLEEKRQAVARSEVLEYFETQASPSDIGGLDALKAWLDQRHSAFSDEARKFGLPLPRGVLLIGPQGTGKSLTAKAIAHSWSMPLLRLDVGRLFAGLVGASEAKTRETIRYAESMSPCVLWIDEIDKGFGGDARSDGGTSQRVLANLLTWMAEKKSAVFVVATANGIERMPGELLRKGRFDEIFLLDLPSPQERFKILELHIKQRRPNLNIPIEIVVDRTQGFSGAELEQTVIEAMHYAFSERRDLLETDLILAATQLIPLSKTAKEQLDFLKDWASSGRARPASLMLN
- the serS gene encoding serine--tRNA ligase — encoded protein: MLDQRKIRENPTLIEKGLARRGLKVNLAPLTEASERLKGLEQHRNSLQAKGNLIGKEVGQKIKSGISPNSEEVVSLRSKGNELKREINVLEEEEKALAKSIRKRILNYPNIPYSECPDGKDENDNLQIRNWGNPLKGEGYKEHWEIAEELGLLDTEKSVRIAKSRFVTLFNHGARLERSLINFMLDIHTSKGYSEVLPPVLVNTASLEGSGQLPKFAEESFKCSEDDLWLTPTAEVPLTSLHRNEVIPFEKLPIKYVAYSPCFRREAGSYGRDTRGLIRLHQFNKVELYWFVEPKKSKEAHQIITADAEAILQKLELPYRVVELCSGDLGFSASCTYDLEVWLPGANSYREISSCSNCDDFQARRSFIRTKKGNQTQLVHTLNASGLAIGRTMAAILENGQQSDGTVKLPKALVPYFGENQLTPQ
- a CDS encoding M50 family metallopeptidase; translation: MNLIASISVLALLIFFHESGHFLAATLQGIRVSGFSIGFGPALIKKEFQGVTYSIRALPLGGFVSFPDDEQESTISKEDPDLLSNRPIFQRLLVISAGVIANLLIAWLALCGQATFIGIPNQPDPGVLIIDVQNQQSAALSGLKAGDQIISIDGINLGSGQEAVESMVDKIKNSPGQTISIEKDTNGTKGIIKLTPIEHLGVGKIGAQLQVNINGSIRPANGLTDIFYYTNSKFFNLLSKTIQGYKSLFTDFNSTSKQLSGPVKIVELGAQLSGQGASGLILFAALISINLAVLNSLPFPLLDGGQFTLILIEALRGKPIPEKIQLWFMQSGFIILIGISILLIIRDTSQLEIFQQVANK
- the rpsN gene encoding 30S ribosomal protein S14, translated to MAKKSMIARDVKRKKLVERYASKRKKLLDQFHSAKDPMERLEIHRKIQALPRNSAPSRMRNRCWATGKPRGVYRDFGLCRNQLRERAHKGELPGVVKSS
- a CDS encoding polyribonucleotide nucleotidyltransferase — protein: MQGQTTSVSFDGREIRLTTGRYAPQAGGSVLIECGDTAVLVTATQGQGREGADFLPLSCDYEERLYAAGRIPGSFMRREGRPPERATLISRLIDRPLRPLFPNWMRDDIQVVATCLSLDERVPADILAVTGSSMATLLAGIPFYGPMAAVRVGLLGDDFVLNPSFREIERGDLDLVVAGTPDGVVMVEAGSNQLTEQDVIEAIDFGYEAVNELIKAQESILKDSGLTQIKPEKPDLDETVPSYLEKNCTKPISALLKEFDLSKEDRDLKLDEIKTNCAEKIDSLKDDNAVKKSITTNTKLLGISFKALTKKLMREQIIKDGKRVDGRALDEVREISAEAGILPKRVHGSGLFQRGLTQVLSTATLGTPSDAQEMDDLNPSPDKTYIHHYNFPPYSVGETRPMRTPGRREVGHGALAERAIIPVLPPKESFPYVLRVVSEVLSSNGSTSMGSVCGSTIALLDAGVPLKAPVSGAAMGLIKEGEEVRILTDIQGIEDFLGDMDFKVAGTEKGITALQMDMKMTGLPIKIIGEAINQAKPARTHILEKMVQAIDKPRETLSPHAPRLLSFRIDPELIGTVIGPGGRTIKGITERTNTKIDIEDGGIVTIASHDGVAAEEAQKIIEGLTRKVHEGEVFTGSITRIIPIGAFVEILPGKEGMIHISQLSEARVEKVEDVVKVGDEVTVRVREIDNRGRINLTLRGIPQNGDMQYYPQPTPTPVAPLM